From the genome of Mycobacterium dioxanotrophicus, one region includes:
- the tpiA gene encoding triose-phosphate isomerase: protein MARKPLIAGNWKMNLNHFEAIALVQKIAFALPDKYFDKVDVTVIPPFTDLRSVQTLVDGDKLRLTYGAQDLSQHDSGAYTGDISGAFLAKLGCSYVVVGHSERRTYHHEDDALVAAKTAAAFKHGVTPIVCIGEQLEVREAGDHVEFNINSLRGSLAGLSKEQIGQVVIAYEPVWAIGTGRVASAADAQEVCKAIRDELGNLSTPELAAGIRVLYGGSVNAKNAGEIVAQPDIDGALVGGASLDGEQFATLSAIAAGGPLP from the coding sequence GTGGCGCGCAAGCCGCTCATCGCCGGCAACTGGAAGATGAACCTCAATCACTTCGAGGCCATCGCTCTGGTGCAGAAGATCGCATTCGCCTTGCCGGACAAGTACTTTGACAAGGTTGATGTGACCGTCATCCCGCCGTTCACCGATCTGCGCAGTGTGCAGACGCTCGTCGACGGTGACAAGCTGCGCCTGACGTACGGCGCCCAGGACCTGTCGCAACACGACTCCGGTGCCTACACCGGCGACATCAGCGGCGCGTTCCTGGCCAAGCTGGGCTGCAGCTACGTCGTGGTGGGGCACTCCGAGCGACGCACGTATCACCACGAGGACGATGCGCTGGTGGCCGCCAAGACCGCCGCGGCGTTCAAGCATGGCGTCACGCCGATCGTCTGCATCGGTGAGCAGCTCGAGGTGCGTGAGGCCGGCGACCACGTCGAGTTCAACATCAACTCGCTGCGCGGCTCGCTTGCCGGGCTGTCGAAAGAGCAGATCGGCCAGGTCGTCATCGCCTACGAGCCGGTGTGGGCCATCGGCACGGGCCGGGTGGCCAGCGCAGCCGACGCGCAGGAGGTCTGCAAGGCCATCCGCGACGAACTCGGCAACCTGTCGACGCCCGAGCTCGCCGCGGGTATCCGGGTGCTCTACGGCGGCTCGGTGAACGCCAAGAACGCCGGTGAGATCGTTGCGCAGCCCGATATCGACGGTGCCCTCGTCGGTGGTGCGTCGCTGGACGGCGAGCAGTTCGCCACCCTGTCGGCCATCGCCGCAGGTGGACCCCTGCCGTAA
- the gap gene encoding type I glyceraldehyde-3-phosphate dehydrogenase: MTIRVGVNGFGRIGRNFYRAVAAQQAEGQNTDIEIVAVNDLTDNATLAHLLKFDSILGRLAQDVSLEGDDTIVIGDKKIKSLEVKEGPAALPWGDLGVDVVVESTGIFTNAAKAKGHLDAGAKKVVISAPATDEDITIVMGVNDDKYDGSQNIISNASCTTNCLGPLAKVLNDEFGIVRGLMTTIHAYTQDQNLQDGPHKDLRRARAAALNIVPTSTGAAKAIGLVLPELKGKLDGYAMRVPVPTGSVTDLTAELAKSATVAEINAAMKAAAEGPLKGIMKYYDAPIVSSDIVTDPHSSLFDSGLTKVIDNQAKVVSWYDNEWGYSNRLADLVALVGKSL, encoded by the coding sequence GTGACCATCCGGGTAGGCGTCAACGGCTTCGGCCGCATTGGCCGCAACTTTTACCGGGCCGTTGCGGCGCAGCAGGCCGAGGGTCAGAACACCGACATCGAAATCGTGGCGGTCAACGACCTCACCGACAACGCCACCCTGGCTCACTTGCTGAAGTTCGACTCGATCCTGGGCCGGCTGGCGCAGGACGTCAGCCTGGAGGGCGACGACACCATCGTCATCGGCGACAAGAAGATCAAGTCGCTTGAGGTCAAAGAAGGCCCGGCGGCCCTGCCGTGGGGCGACCTCGGCGTCGACGTCGTAGTCGAGTCCACCGGCATCTTCACCAACGCTGCCAAGGCCAAGGGCCACCTCGACGCGGGGGCCAAGAAGGTCGTCATCTCGGCGCCGGCCACCGACGAGGACATCACCATCGTGATGGGCGTCAACGACGACAAGTACGACGGCAGCCAGAACATCATCTCCAACGCGTCGTGCACCACCAACTGCCTCGGCCCGCTGGCCAAGGTCCTCAACGACGAGTTCGGCATCGTCCGCGGCCTGATGACCACCATCCACGCCTACACCCAGGACCAGAACCTGCAGGACGGCCCGCACAAGGATCTGCGCCGCGCCCGTGCCGCTGCACTGAACATCGTGCCGACCTCCACCGGCGCCGCCAAGGCCATCGGCCTGGTCCTGCCTGAGCTCAAGGGCAAGCTGGACGGCTACGCCATGCGCGTGCCGGTCCCCACAGGTTCGGTGACCGACCTGACGGCCGAGCTGGCCAAGTCCGCCACCGTCGCCGAGATCAACGCCGCGATGAAGGCCGCTGCCGAGGGCCCGCTCAAGGGCATCATGAAGTACTACGACGCCCCGATCGTGTCGAGCGACATCGTCACCGACCCGCACAGCTCGCTGTTCGACTCGGGTCTGACCAAGGTCATCGACAACCAGGCCAAGGTGGTCTCCTGGTACGACAACGAGTGGGGCTACTCCAACCGCCTCGCCGATCTGGTCGCACTGGTCGGCAAGTCGCTCTGA
- a CDS encoding phosphoglycerate kinase, with product MGVKTLNDLLAEGVEGRGVLVRSDLNVPLDDQGNITDPGRIIASVPTLQALAEAGAKVVVTAHLGRPKGGPDPKFSLAPVAVALGEKLGRHVQLAGDVVGTDALARAEGLTDGDVLLLENIRFDPRETSKDDAERLALANELAALVEGADGSPGAFVSDGFGVVHRKQASVYDIATLLPHYAGTLVDAEVKVLEQLTSSTERPYAVVLGGSKVSDKLAVIENLATKADSLIIGGGMCFTFLAAQGVSVGTSLCQEEMIDTCKRLLETYADVIHLPVDIVVADKFAADAEPETVASDRIPDGKMGLDIGPESVKRFSALLSNAKTVFWNGPMGVFEFPAFAAGTKGVAEAIIGATAKGAFSVVGGGDSAAAVRQLGLPEDGFSHISTGGGASLEYLEGKDLPGIEILQ from the coding sequence ATGGGCGTCAAGACACTCAACGATCTGTTGGCCGAGGGTGTGGAAGGTCGGGGCGTGTTGGTGCGCTCGGACCTGAATGTCCCGCTCGACGACCAGGGCAACATCACCGATCCGGGCCGCATCATCGCCTCTGTCCCGACGCTGCAGGCGTTGGCCGAGGCGGGCGCGAAGGTCGTCGTCACCGCCCACCTCGGGCGCCCCAAGGGCGGCCCCGACCCCAAGTTCTCGCTGGCCCCGGTGGCCGTGGCGCTGGGGGAGAAGCTGGGCCGGCACGTGCAGCTGGCCGGCGACGTGGTCGGGACCGACGCACTGGCCCGCGCCGAAGGCCTCACTGACGGCGACGTCCTGCTGCTGGAGAACATCCGCTTCGATCCGCGTGAGACCAGCAAGGACGACGCCGAGCGGCTCGCGCTGGCCAACGAACTCGCCGCCCTCGTGGAAGGCGCCGACGGGTCGCCGGGTGCCTTCGTGTCCGACGGCTTCGGTGTGGTGCACCGCAAGCAGGCGTCGGTGTACGACATCGCGACGCTGTTGCCGCATTACGCGGGCACGCTCGTGGACGCCGAGGTCAAGGTGCTCGAGCAGCTGACCAGCTCGACCGAACGGCCGTACGCCGTGGTGCTGGGCGGCTCCAAGGTGTCCGACAAGCTCGCGGTCATCGAGAACCTCGCCACCAAGGCCGACAGCCTCATCATCGGTGGCGGCATGTGCTTCACCTTCCTTGCGGCACAAGGCGTTTCGGTAGGAACCTCGCTGTGCCAGGAGGAGATGATCGACACCTGCAAGCGCCTGCTGGAGACCTACGCCGACGTGATCCACCTGCCGGTCGACATCGTCGTCGCCGACAAGTTCGCCGCCGACGCCGAGCCCGAGACGGTCGCTTCGGACCGTATCCCGGACGGCAAGATGGGCCTCGACATCGGCCCGGAGTCGGTCAAGCGGTTCAGCGCGCTGCTTTCGAACGCCAAAACGGTGTTCTGGAACGGCCCGATGGGTGTGTTCGAGTTCCCGGCATTCGCGGCAGGCACCAAGGGGGTGGCCGAGGCCATCATCGGTGCCACGGCCAAGGGGGCCTTCAGCGTCGTGGGCGGCGGAGACTCGGCCGCGGCTGTGCGTCAGCTCGGGCTGCCCGAGGACGGTTTCTCGCACATCTCCACCGGTGGCGGTGCGTCGCTGGAATATCTAGAGGGCAAAGACCTGCCCGGTATCGAAATTTTGCAGTAG
- a CDS encoding SLC13 family permease, with the protein MALTAAVIIVVTLVVMTTGRTPAVLALICALVAAGLLGIATPNELFAGLSNGGVVTIAAMLVIAKGVLHTGVVSRVTFRLLSGVSTAGQALRRLIPPVGFVSALINTTPIVAMLIPAAKELQQQSGVPARGVLLPVAHATTLAGSATLIGTSSNLLIAALAAPSGVMLSMFSFVPVAVPVAIIGWLVLLVTAPVMLRGRADEAERELSWRAEIPVSVSANAIGRTAAELGVHTTLEYQLLEIRRWGKAVTSDSVLAADDVLVYKCTEDGVRMLWGSPRFGLSPQRLYLVAVANNEQATVRDLEEDEDIVVVAAQTDKLLREAHAEPGELCLVTASSAEALSEQPLVGLWQQATGTAPQTGKTWIALAILTAVIVAGSLGLAAVELVAVTGAVLMVLSGVLTPRSAARALNWNILAIIAGSIGLGTIVVNSGLGGYISDAILRLSGSSIPLVVLVVVVGTTLLTNVVTNAAAAAILTPVVLTIATSTGLNPVLLLILVGTCISFTFLNPFSHQSNLMVMRPGGYSSATFVRFGLPLTAVSVLTAFGVGWALLSV; encoded by the coding sequence ATGGCACTGACCGCTGCGGTGATCATCGTCGTCACGTTGGTCGTGATGACAACCGGCCGAACACCCGCGGTGCTGGCCCTGATCTGTGCGCTGGTGGCGGCCGGCCTGCTAGGTATCGCAACACCCAACGAATTGTTTGCCGGACTCAGCAACGGTGGGGTCGTCACGATCGCCGCGATGCTGGTCATCGCCAAGGGCGTGCTGCACACCGGGGTGGTGTCACGCGTGACGTTCCGGTTGCTGTCCGGGGTGAGCACCGCCGGGCAGGCGTTGCGCCGGTTGATCCCGCCGGTCGGTTTCGTCTCGGCGCTGATCAACACCACACCGATCGTGGCGATGCTGATCCCGGCCGCCAAGGAACTCCAGCAGCAGTCCGGAGTGCCGGCCCGCGGTGTCCTGCTGCCCGTCGCGCACGCCACGACCCTGGCCGGTTCGGCGACCCTGATCGGTACCAGCTCAAACCTCCTGATCGCCGCGCTGGCCGCCCCGTCGGGCGTGATGCTGTCGATGTTCTCGTTCGTCCCCGTCGCCGTGCCGGTCGCGATCATCGGCTGGCTGGTCCTGCTCGTCACCGCCCCGGTGATGCTGCGGGGCCGTGCCGACGAGGCCGAACGGGAGCTGTCCTGGCGTGCTGAGATCCCGGTATCGGTCAGCGCCAACGCCATCGGCCGCACCGCCGCGGAATTGGGCGTGCACACCACGCTGGAATACCAGCTGCTGGAAATCCGCCGGTGGGGCAAGGCGGTGACGTCCGATTCGGTGCTGGCCGCCGACGACGTGCTGGTCTACAAGTGCACCGAGGACGGCGTCCGAATGCTTTGGGGCAGTCCACGATTCGGGTTGTCGCCGCAGCGCCTTTACCTCGTCGCGGTGGCGAACAACGAGCAGGCCACGGTGCGCGATCTGGAGGAGGACGAGGACATCGTGGTGGTCGCGGCGCAGACCGACAAATTGCTGCGCGAGGCCCACGCCGAACCTGGGGAACTGTGCCTGGTGACCGCCAGTTCGGCCGAGGCGCTCTCCGAGCAGCCGCTCGTCGGGCTGTGGCAGCAGGCCACCGGCACCGCACCGCAGACCGGCAAAACCTGGATCGCCCTGGCCATCCTGACCGCTGTCATCGTCGCCGGGTCTCTCGGCCTGGCCGCTGTCGAGCTCGTCGCCGTGACCGGCGCAGTGCTGATGGTGCTCAGCGGGGTGCTCACGCCGCGCTCCGCGGCCCGTGCGCTGAACTGGAACATCCTGGCCATCATCGCGGGGTCGATCGGCCTTGGCACGATCGTGGTGAACAGCGGCCTGGGCGGCTACATCTCCGACGCGATCCTGCGGTTGTCGGGCAGCAGCATCCCGCTGGTCGTGCTCGTCGTGGTGGTGGGCACCACGCTGCTGACCAACGTCGTCACCAACGCCGCCGCCGCGGCGATCCTGACACCGGTCGTGCTGACCATCGCCACCTCCACCGGGCTGAATCCGGTTCTGCTGCTGATCCTGGTCGGGACGTGCATCTCGTTCACGTTCCTCAACCCGTTCAGCCACCAGTCCAACCTGATGGTGATGCGCCCCGGCGGGTACAGCTCGGCGACCTTCGTGCGCTTCGGCCTGCCGCTCACCGCGGTGTCGGTGCTGACGGCTTTCGGCGTCGGCTGGGCGCTGCTGTCGGTGTAG
- the secG gene encoding preprotein translocase subunit SecG, producing the protein MQLALQIILVVTSVLVVLLVLLHRAKGGGLSTLFGGGVQSSLSGSTVVEKNLDRLTLFVTGIWLVSIVGVALQIKYA; encoded by the coding sequence ATGCAATTGGCGCTGCAGATCATCCTGGTCGTGACCAGTGTGCTGGTCGTGCTGCTGGTCCTGCTGCACCGTGCCAAGGGTGGCGGCCTGTCCACCCTGTTCGGCGGCGGCGTCCAGTCCAGCCTGTCCGGCTCCACGGTGGTCGAGAAGAACCTCGACCGACTGACGCTGTTCGTCACCGGCATCTGGCTGGTGTCGATCGTCGGCGTTGCCCTGCAGATCAAATACGCCTGA